In Phaeobacter gallaeciensis DSM 26640, a genomic segment contains:
- a CDS encoding methyl-accepting chemotaxis protein: MITRLLQQMSIRTKILTLVGVPLLIIIGMSGAVLYTLNKRASFDTSLTQDIMITVEELVHNLQLERGMSSAFLTGDASAFPQALTDQRQKAQDLRIHMLEVMETADLSQLHENTRIFVDLAHEELEALDGVRTQIENRSISAPEMIDFYTDLNIHLLETALAFEVLVPDTELAERAMAFTYFQMAKDAYGIQRAVGAEGFANGWSEQLRTRMTISYLQSKERMRVFHELSDSKSVHLFDERAEGEIYQTFAKIREKIFANAAPENITSEQWFKIATDAIAVVKDVETHIRDELIADFQAFDAYNNNAFYQTLTGLSVVLVLVSLAAMAIARDIAGGVRMVTGALEQISSGDLDVDISGKSRKDAIGNIARQADILRGHAVEKRAADDQLDRAMTEQKQVSDAIANALNQLSHKVLIYRLDDEFPEDFKSLRMDFNDLAQSLQDAMDTVRSAALSVGDDSQTIAANMDDLSRRTESQAAALERSTHAMNEITTSVGESARNAKDAETIAGTTQDKVNDCEEIVQKTVTAMQEIRTSSDEISQITKVIEDIAFQTNLLALNAGVEAARAGEAGRGFAVVASEVQRLAQRCSDAVSQIDEITARSSSQVNTGSTLVGSAGTAMADVSTQVSAISELIVSIAKGLDAQSSQLSEVNHAVGEMEQMTQTNAAMTEETTASATQLFQQARELNTMIGAFQLDGPPTSSTPEAMASDAEMAAQMAGTDEGASDFSDAGRFDDPDDESWVA, from the coding sequence ATGATCACCCGCCTGTTACAGCAGATGTCCATCCGGACCAAAATCCTGACCCTTGTTGGAGTTCCCCTTCTGATCATCATCGGGATGTCCGGAGCCGTTTTGTACACGCTGAATAAACGCGCCAGCTTTGACACCAGTCTGACGCAGGACATCATGATCACTGTAGAAGAACTCGTCCACAACCTGCAGCTCGAACGCGGCATGTCCTCGGCGTTTCTAACCGGTGATGCGTCTGCCTTCCCGCAGGCGCTGACCGATCAGCGCCAAAAGGCACAGGATCTGCGCATCCACATGCTTGAGGTGATGGAAACCGCAGACCTTTCACAACTGCATGAGAACACCCGTATCTTCGTCGACCTCGCCCATGAGGAGCTGGAAGCCTTGGACGGCGTCCGCACCCAGATCGAAAACCGCAGCATCAGCGCGCCCGAAATGATCGATTTCTACACCGATCTGAACATACATCTTCTGGAAACCGCCCTCGCGTTCGAAGTGCTCGTCCCGGATACTGAGCTGGCAGAGCGCGCAATGGCCTTCACCTATTTTCAGATGGCCAAGGATGCCTATGGCATTCAACGCGCCGTCGGTGCCGAGGGATTTGCGAATGGTTGGAGCGAACAGCTGCGCACCCGCATGACCATATCGTATCTGCAGTCAAAAGAGAGAATGCGCGTGTTCCACGAACTCTCGGACAGCAAGAGCGTACACCTCTTCGATGAACGCGCTGAAGGTGAGATCTATCAAACCTTCGCCAAGATCCGCGAGAAAATCTTCGCCAATGCTGCGCCTGAAAACATCACTTCGGAGCAGTGGTTCAAGATCGCCACTGACGCAATTGCCGTCGTCAAAGACGTCGAGACCCATATCCGCGACGAACTCATAGCCGATTTCCAGGCCTTCGATGCCTACAATAACAACGCTTTCTACCAGACATTGACCGGCCTCTCTGTGGTTCTTGTATTGGTCAGCCTTGCCGCGATGGCAATCGCCCGCGATATCGCCGGCGGTGTACGAATGGTGACGGGCGCGCTGGAGCAGATCAGCTCCGGTGATCTGGACGTCGATATCTCCGGAAAATCCCGCAAGGATGCGATCGGCAATATCGCCCGGCAGGCGGACATCCTGCGCGGGCATGCTGTTGAAAAACGCGCCGCCGACGATCAGCTGGATCGCGCCATGACCGAGCAGAAACAGGTCTCCGACGCCATCGCCAATGCCCTCAACCAGCTCAGTCACAAGGTGCTCATCTACCGACTGGACGATGAATTCCCCGAAGATTTCAAAAGCCTGCGGATGGACTTCAACGATCTAGCTCAATCACTGCAGGACGCGATGGACACCGTGCGCAGCGCTGCCTTGTCGGTGGGGGATGACAGCCAGACGATTGCCGCCAATATGGATGACCTGTCCCGCCGAACGGAATCGCAGGCCGCCGCGCTGGAACGCTCCACCCATGCAATGAATGAAATCACCACCAGCGTCGGCGAATCCGCCCGCAACGCCAAGGACGCCGAGACCATCGCAGGCACCACCCAGGACAAGGTCAACGATTGTGAAGAGATCGTGCAGAAAACAGTGACCGCGATGCAGGAGATCCGCACCTCCTCGGATGAGATTTCCCAGATCACCAAGGTGATTGAGGACATCGCCTTCCAGACCAATCTCCTGGCGCTCAATGCCGGGGTCGAGGCCGCCCGCGCAGGAGAGGCCGGTCGTGGCTTCGCCGTTGTCGCCAGCGAGGTGCAGAGACTGGCGCAGCGCTGCTCCGATGCGGTGTCGCAGATTGACGAAATTACCGCCCGCAGCTCGTCGCAGGTGAATACCGGTTCCACCCTTGTTGGCTCTGCGGGGACGGCAATGGCTGATGTCAGCACCCAGGTGAGCGCGATTTCCGAGCTGATCGTCTCTATCGCCAAGGGTCTGGATGCGCAGTCGTCACAGCTGAGCGAAGTCAATCATGCCGTCGGCGAGATGGAACAGATGACCCAGACAAATGCTGCCATGACCGAAGAAACCACCGCCTCCGCGACCCAGCTGTTCCAGCAGGCACGCGAGCTGAACACCATGATCGGCGCCTTCCAGTTGGACGGTCCCCCCACCTCCTCGACACCGGAAGCGATGGCCAGCGATGCCGAAATGGCCGCACAGATGGCGGGCACCGACGAGGGCGCATCGGATTTCTCCGATGCGGGTAGATTCGACGATCCGGACGACGAATCCTGGGTGGCGTAA
- a CDS encoding lytic transglycosylase domain-containing protein: MRKLLVGVAVTGVLSGQVATADMFSTKSQRKLFASQARVLDERASGQYKNSIRLQPPTIHTPSKYGSLPYSGKYRGKYLNVARAAAQKHGVPEDLFLRLVQQESGWNPTAKSHKGALGLAQLMPATAKALGVDASDPKQNLEGGARYLARQYRKFGSWRLALAAYNAGPEAVRKHGGVPPYRETQNYVKKIWGS, translated from the coding sequence ATGCGTAAACTGTTGGTGGGGGTTGCGGTGACCGGGGTTCTGTCGGGTCAGGTTGCAACGGCAGATATGTTCAGCACAAAGAGCCAGCGCAAGCTGTTTGCCTCGCAGGCGCGGGTGCTCGATGAACGGGCGTCTGGGCAGTATAAAAACTCAATCCGCCTGCAGCCGCCGACCATTCACACACCGTCGAAATACGGTAGCCTTCCCTATAGTGGCAAATACCGGGGCAAATATCTGAATGTCGCGCGGGCGGCAGCTCAGAAACATGGCGTGCCCGAAGATCTGTTCCTGCGATTGGTGCAGCAGGAAAGCGGCTGGAACCCGACGGCCAAATCTCACAAGGGGGCTTTGGGTCTGGCGCAGCTGATGCCTGCCACCGCCAAGGCGCTGGGGGTGGATGCCTCCGATCCCAAGCAGAACCTGGAAGGTGGCGCGCGCTATCTGGCGCGGCAATATCGCAAGTTCGGTTCCTGGCGTCTGGCGCTGGCGGCCTATAACGCAGGCCCTGAGGCGGTGCGTAAACACGGCGGCGTGCCGCCCTACCGCGAAACCCAGAATTACGTGAAGAAGATCTGGGGCAGCTGA
- the aroB gene encoding 3-dehydroquinate synthase, with amino-acid sequence MERSVHVALGERAYDVVIGPDLLADAGARLKPMLRRPKVAVLTDETVAAHHLEGLRAGLATAGIEMDALALPPGESTKAWPQFSRAVEWLLEQKVERGDIVIAFGGGVIGDLAGFAAAVLRRGVRFVQIPTSLLAQVDSSVGGKTGINAPQGKNLIGAFHQPSLVLADTALLGTLTPRDFLAGYGEVVKYGLLGDADFFDWLEAQGPALAAGDMAARVEAVTRSVQMKADIVVRDETEQGDRALLNLGHTFCHALEAATGYSDRLLHGEGVAIGCALAFELSARLGLCSQEDPSRVRAHLKAMGMKTDLADIPGELPDAEALLALMGQDKKVVDGQLRFILARGIGQAFVTGDVPGTAVLDVLRDALAVK; translated from the coding sequence CTGGAACGCAGCGTGCATGTGGCGCTGGGAGAGCGCGCCTATGATGTGGTGATCGGGCCGGATCTGTTGGCGGATGCGGGCGCGCGCCTGAAACCGATGCTGCGCCGTCCGAAGGTGGCGGTGCTGACCGATGAAACCGTCGCAGCGCACCACCTTGAGGGGTTGCGCGCAGGTCTGGCTACTGCCGGGATCGAGATGGATGCGCTGGCGCTGCCGCCGGGAGAGAGCACCAAGGCCTGGCCGCAGTTCAGCCGCGCGGTGGAATGGCTGCTGGAGCAGAAAGTGGAGCGCGGCGATATTGTCATCGCCTTTGGCGGTGGTGTGATTGGTGATCTTGCAGGTTTTGCGGCGGCGGTGCTGCGGCGCGGGGTGCGGTTTGTACAGATCCCGACGTCGCTGCTGGCGCAGGTGGACAGTTCCGTAGGCGGCAAAACCGGCATCAATGCGCCGCAGGGCAAGAACCTGATCGGCGCCTTTCACCAGCCCTCGCTGGTGCTGGCAGACACAGCGCTGCTGGGCACGCTGACCCCGCGCGATTTTCTCGCTGGCTACGGCGAGGTGGTGAAATACGGGCTGCTTGGCGATGCGGACTTCTTTGACTGGCTGGAGGCGCAAGGCCCGGCGCTGGCGGCGGGTGACATGGCTGCACGGGTCGAGGCGGTGACACGCTCGGTGCAGATGAAGGCGGATATTGTCGTGCGCGATGAGACCGAGCAGGGGGATCGCGCGCTCTTGAACCTTGGCCATACCTTCTGTCATGCGCTGGAGGCGGCAACGGGCTATAGCGACCGGCTGCTGCATGGCGAGGGCGTTGCGATTGGCTGCGCGCTGGCGTTTGAGCTGTCGGCGCGGCTGGGGCTGTGCAGTCAGGAAGATCCGAGCCGGGTGCGGGCCCATCTGAAGGCGATGGGCATGAAAACCGATCTGGCCGATATTCCCGGTGAGCTGCCGGATGCCGAGGCGCTGCTGGCGCTGATGGGGCAGGACAAGAAGGTGGTCGATGGTCAGCTGCGCTTTATCCTCGCGCGGGGGATCGGTCAGGCCTTTGTCACCGGTGACGTGCCGGGGACGGCGGTGCTGGATGTGCTGCGGGACGCATTGGCTGTGAAATAG
- a CDS encoding ABC transporter permease, whose product MDPLSWTGSLSFLTPVLMLALVALAASVVAWLVLSIVTTSPTMAVNAHRSASLAATPDVLAGVAVRYSFFAVIGLVLIYIVFGIVFGASGGIVGAMAQLLLPVWIALVALFAVSITYKRRLGLYGKLFDSPIGMIGFALVMFWVFTGVLGAMDLIAPHDPLAQVSGLKNKLPGTPLPGAEADAGIAAWYLLGGDNLARDVFSRLIDGAWVVVQIAPLATLFAFMVGITLGLPAGYYGGLWDTVLSFLANLILAFPVILLFYLLVTPEIIETGLPQYIAVVLFAFPLIFIAVLIHSRFRTRPQHNVIWLAIVLVPGLLAYLSLINEAGSKITFWPLDLFDVPGGILVVFVSVVFVNSPTVFRIVRGLTMDIKTRDYVAAAQTRGERPWYIMLWEILPNARGPLIVDFCLRIGYTTILLGTLGFFGLGLPPESPDWGSTINDGRKLLSIYLHPPLPPALALLSLVLGLNLLADGLREESLRD is encoded by the coding sequence ATGGACCCTCTCAGCTGGACCGGGAGCCTCTCTTTTCTCACCCCTGTGTTGATGCTTGCCCTGGTGGCGCTTGCCGCCTCTGTGGTCGCCTGGCTTGTGCTCAGTATTGTGACCACAAGTCCCACCATGGCAGTGAATGCTCACCGCAGCGCCAGTCTCGCCGCCACGCCCGATGTGCTGGCCGGTGTCGCCGTACGTTACAGTTTTTTCGCGGTGATCGGACTGGTTCTCATCTACATTGTATTTGGCATCGTGTTCGGCGCGTCTGGGGGCATCGTCGGAGCCATGGCGCAGTTGCTATTGCCTGTCTGGATCGCATTGGTCGCGCTTTTTGCCGTCTCTATCACTTACAAGCGGCGGCTTGGTCTCTACGGGAAACTGTTTGACAGCCCCATCGGCATGATCGGCTTTGCGCTGGTGATGTTCTGGGTCTTTACCGGAGTGCTTGGCGCGATGGATCTGATTGCACCACATGACCCGTTGGCGCAGGTTTCCGGCCTCAAGAACAAGCTGCCCGGCACCCCGCTACCCGGCGCCGAGGCCGATGCAGGTATCGCGGCCTGGTATCTTCTGGGTGGCGACAACCTGGCACGTGATGTGTTCAGCCGCCTGATTGATGGCGCCTGGGTGGTGGTGCAGATCGCGCCGCTGGCGACGCTCTTTGCCTTCATGGTGGGGATCACCCTGGGGCTGCCTGCGGGCTACTATGGCGGCCTATGGGACACGGTTCTGTCTTTCCTTGCCAACCTGATCCTGGCCTTCCCGGTGATCCTGCTGTTCTACCTACTGGTCACACCGGAGATCATTGAAACCGGGCTGCCGCAATATATTGCTGTGGTGCTCTTTGCCTTCCCGCTGATCTTCATCGCGGTGCTGATCCATTCGCGCTTTCGCACCCGACCACAGCACAATGTCATCTGGCTAGCCATTGTGCTGGTCCCCGGTCTCCTCGCCTATCTGTCGCTGATCAATGAGGCCGGGTCAAAGATCACCTTCTGGCCACTGGACCTCTTTGACGTGCCGGGCGGTATTCTGGTGGTCTTTGTCTCTGTGGTCTTTGTGAATTCACCGACAGTGTTCCGCATCGTGCGCGGCCTGACCATGGATATCAAAACCCGCGACTATGTCGCCGCCGCCCAGACCCGGGGCGAACGCCCCTGGTACATCATGCTGTGGGAGATCCTGCCCAATGCCCGTGGCCCGCTGATCGTCGATTTCTGCCTGCGCATCGGCTACACCACGATCCTCCTTGGGACCTTGGGGTTCTTCGGGCTGGGGCTGCCGCCGGAAAGCCCGGACTGGGGCAGCACGATCAATGACGGGCGCAAGCTGTTGTCGATCTATCTGCATCCGCCGCTGCCACCGGCGCTGGCGCTGCTGAGCCTCGTTCTGGGCCTCAACCTGCTGGCGGATGGCCTGCGCGAAGAAAGCCTGCGCGACTGA
- a CDS encoding site-specific tyrosine recombinase XerD, whose product MTPPAAQPTNGPQDDLQWIANFLDAQAADLGAARNTLLAYGRDLKDVANWLGHKSLSFGSASRDDIEAYLIACDAEGLARATRARRLSAIKQIYRFAFDEGWRSDNPAIQIKGPGRQKALPKTLEVIEVDRLLDAARQSGRSTADRLRNTCLMELLYATGMRVSELVGLPVAAARGDPRMLLVLGKGGKERMVPLSPPARDALAAWLTTRDAAEEAAVAKGAAPSRFLFPSRGKSGHLTRHRFYLLIKEFAVTGGLPPEAVSPHTLRHAFATHLLTNGADLRAIQTLLGHADIATTEIYTHVLDARLSELVLEHHPLARKDIGSDKPPQPGDDDATD is encoded by the coding sequence ATGACCCCACCCGCCGCCCAGCCAACCAACGGCCCGCAGGATGATCTGCAATGGATTGCCAACTTTCTGGATGCGCAGGCCGCCGACCTTGGTGCGGCGCGCAACACGCTGCTCGCCTATGGTCGCGACCTGAAGGATGTGGCGAACTGGCTTGGGCATAAATCGCTTAGCTTCGGCAGCGCCTCCCGCGACGATATCGAGGCCTATCTGATCGCCTGCGACGCCGAAGGACTGGCCCGCGCCACCCGCGCCCGTCGTCTTTCCGCGATCAAACAGATCTACCGTTTTGCCTTCGACGAGGGTTGGCGCAGCGACAACCCCGCCATCCAGATCAAGGGACCGGGCCGCCAGAAGGCGCTGCCCAAAACGCTGGAAGTGATCGAGGTCGACCGGCTTCTGGATGCGGCCCGTCAATCCGGGCGCAGCACCGCTGACCGTCTGCGCAACACCTGTCTGATGGAGCTGCTCTATGCCACCGGCATGCGGGTGAGCGAACTGGTCGGCCTGCCCGTCGCTGCCGCGCGGGGGGATCCCCGTATGCTGCTGGTGCTGGGCAAGGGCGGCAAGGAACGGATGGTGCCGCTCTCTCCCCCGGCCCGCGATGCGCTGGCAGCCTGGCTCACCACACGCGACGCCGCCGAGGAGGCCGCTGTGGCCAAAGGCGCCGCGCCCTCACGCTTCCTGTTTCCCTCACGCGGGAAATCCGGCCATCTGACCCGGCACCGCTTTTATCTGCTGATCAAAGAATTCGCGGTCACCGGCGGTCTCCCGCCAGAGGCCGTCTCGCCGCACACCCTGCGCCACGCCTTTGCCACGCATCTGCTGACCAACGGCGCTGATCTGCGCGCCATTCAGACGCTGCTCGGCCATGCCGACATCGCCACGACGGAGATCTACACCCATGTACTGGACGCCCGCCTGAGTGAATTGGTGCTGGAACATCACCCGCTGGCCCGCAAAGACATCGGATCAGACAAGCCACCGCAGCCGGGTGACGACGACGCCACGGATTAA
- a CDS encoding dipeptide ABC transporter ATP-binding protein encodes MTKLAEYDGPILEIDKLSISFFTRLREIPAVMDFSVSVMPGEAVGLVGESGCGKSTVALGVMQDLGKNGRIVGGSIKFKGRDLAEMSADELRDVRGNEIAMIYQEPMASLNPAMKIGKQLMEVPMIHEGVSKEEAYRRALEVVTDVRLPDPERMLNSFPHQLSGGQQQRIVIAMALMSKPALLILDEPTTALDVTVEAAVVELVKDLGKKYGTSMLFISHNLGLVLETCDRLCVMYSGEAVERGSIHDVFDEMQHPYTQALFRSIPLPGADKNARPLVAIPGNFPLPHERPPGCNFGPRCDYFEAGRCDAQDIPMVPVHGNDRHHTRCLRHDEVDWNAPITAGEQKEKPEVGEVVLKIDDLRKYYEVSANALFDSGARKVVKANETLSFEARESETLAIVGESGCGKSTFAKVLMGLETATAGAIQLDGKNIEATPIEQRDTRTVSDVQMVFQNPFDTLNPSMTVGRQIMRALEIFGIGDSTAARKERMLELLDLVKLPRAFADRMPRQLSGGQKQRVGIARAFAGGARIVVADEPVSALDVSVQAAVTDLLMEIQRKEKTTLLFISHDLSIVRYLSDRVMVMYLGHVVELGTTDQVFAPPYHPYTEALLSAVPIADTKVEKRHIVLEGDIPSAMNPPSGCPFQTRCRWKSKVAGGLCEREVPPVRTLEGGHQVKCHLSDADLGQMEPVIKIAAE; translated from the coding sequence ATGACCAAACTCGCAGAGTATGACGGCCCGATTCTGGAAATCGACAAACTGTCGATCTCCTTCTTTACCCGGCTGCGGGAAATTCCTGCGGTGATGGATTTCTCCGTCTCGGTGATGCCCGGTGAGGCCGTAGGGCTGGTCGGTGAAAGCGGCTGCGGCAAATCCACCGTGGCGCTGGGTGTGATGCAGGATCTGGGCAAGAACGGCCGCATTGTTGGTGGCTCAATCAAGTTCAAGGGCCGCGATTTGGCGGAGATGTCCGCGGATGAGCTACGCGATGTGCGCGGCAATGAAATCGCGATGATCTATCAGGAGCCGATGGCCTCGCTCAACCCGGCGATGAAGATCGGCAAACAGCTGATGGAAGTGCCGATGATCCATGAGGGTGTCAGCAAGGAAGAGGCCTACCGACGCGCCCTTGAGGTGGTCACCGATGTGCGCCTGCCTGATCCCGAACGGATGCTCAATTCCTTCCCGCATCAGCTGTCCGGCGGCCAACAGCAGCGCATCGTGATCGCCATGGCGCTGATGTCGAAACCCGCTCTGCTGATCCTGGATGAGCCGACCACCGCGCTGGATGTGACAGTCGAGGCCGCCGTGGTCGAGCTGGTCAAGGATCTGGGCAAGAAATACGGCACGTCGATGCTGTTCATCTCCCATAACCTTGGTCTGGTGCTGGAGACCTGCGACCGGCTTTGCGTGATGTATTCTGGTGAAGCGGTGGAACGTGGCTCCATCCATGATGTGTTTGACGAGATGCAGCACCCCTACACACAGGCGCTGTTCCGATCCATCCCCCTGCCTGGCGCGGATAAGAACGCGCGCCCACTGGTTGCAATCCCGGGCAATTTTCCGCTCCCGCATGAGCGCCCACCCGGCTGCAACTTCGGCCCGCGCTGCGATTATTTCGAGGCCGGGCGTTGCGACGCGCAGGACATCCCGATGGTGCCCGTGCATGGCAATGACCGCCATCACACCCGCTGTCTGCGCCATGATGAAGTCGACTGGAACGCGCCAATCACAGCCGGTGAGCAGAAGGAAAAACCCGAGGTTGGCGAGGTTGTTCTTAAAATCGACGATCTGCGCAAATATTATGAGGTCTCGGCCAATGCGCTGTTTGACAGCGGCGCGCGCAAAGTGGTGAAGGCCAATGAAACCCTGAGTTTTGAGGCCCGCGAGAGCGAGACACTCGCCATTGTCGGCGAGTCGGGCTGCGGCAAATCCACCTTCGCCAAGGTGTTGATGGGGCTGGAAACCGCAACCGCCGGTGCCATCCAGCTGGATGGCAAGAACATCGAGGCCACCCCGATTGAGCAGCGCGACACCCGCACCGTCTCTGATGTGCAGATGGTGTTCCAGAACCCGTTTGACACGCTAAATCCGTCGATGACCGTGGGTCGGCAGATCATGCGCGCGCTGGAGATCTTCGGCATCGGTGACAGCACCGCCGCGCGCAAGGAGCGCATGCTGGAGCTGCTGGATCTGGTGAAACTGCCCCGCGCTTTTGCCGACCGGATGCCACGGCAGCTGTCCGGCGGGCAGAAGCAGCGCGTGGGCATTGCCCGCGCCTTTGCCGGTGGCGCGCGCATCGTGGTCGCCGACGAACCCGTCTCGGCGCTGGATGTGTCGGTTCAGGCAGCGGTCACCGATCTGTTGATGGAAATCCAGCGCAAGGAGAAGACAACGCTCCTGTTCATCTCCCATGACCTCAGCATCGTGCGCTACCTGTCAGATCGGGTAATGGTGATGTATCTGGGCCATGTGGTCGAGCTGGGCACCACCGATCAGGTCTTCGCCCCGCCCTATCACCCCTATACCGAGGCGCTGCTGAGCGCGGTGCCGATCGCCGATACCAAGGTGGAGAAACGCCATATCGTTCTGGAGGGCGATATCCCTTCGGCAATGAACCCGCCCTCAGGTTGCCCGTTCCAGACCCGCTGTCGCTGGAAATCCAAAGTGGCAGGTGGACTGTGTGAGCGGGAGGTGCCCCCGGTGCGCACCCTGGAGGGCGGCCATCAGGTGAAATGCCACCTCAGCGATGCCGATCTCGGCCAAATGGAGCCGGTCATTAAAATTGCCGCCGAGTGA
- the ssb gene encoding single-stranded DNA-binding protein, which produces MAGSVNKVILIGNLGRDPEVRSFQNGGKVCNLRIATSETWKDRNTGERREKTEWHSVAIFSEGLVRVAEQYLRKGSKVYIEGQLQTRKWQDQSGQDRYSTEVVLQGIGGTLTMLDGRNDGGQGGGGGSYGGGSGGGYGGGGGGYDSGQGGGNQGGGFGGGSQGGASHNIDDDEIPF; this is translated from the coding sequence ATGGCAGGCTCAGTCAACAAAGTAATCCTGATCGGCAACCTCGGCCGTGATCCCGAGGTGCGCAGCTTCCAGAACGGCGGCAAGGTCTGCAACCTGCGGATCGCCACCTCGGAAACCTGGAAAGACCGCAACACCGGCGAGCGGCGCGAAAAAACCGAATGGCATTCGGTTGCGATCTTCTCCGAAGGTCTGGTCCGCGTCGCCGAGCAATATCTGCGCAAAGGCTCCAAGGTCTACATCGAAGGCCAGTTGCAGACCCGGAAATGGCAGGACCAGAGTGGCCAGGACCGCTATTCAACCGAAGTCGTCCTGCAGGGAATCGGCGGCACGCTGACCATGCTTGACGGGCGCAATGACGGCGGCCAGGGCGGCGGCGGTGGCAGCTACGGTGGTGGCAGCGGCGGCGGCTATGGTGGCGGCGGTGGTGGCTACGACAGCGGCCAGGGCGGCGGTAATCAGGGCGGTGGATTTGGCGGTGGCAGTCAGGGCGGCGCCTCGCACAACATTGACGATGACGAGATCCCGTTCTAA
- a CDS encoding shikimate kinase, whose translation MSEKEQTLSGAGDRRVPGALKKTIVMVGMMGAGKTAVGRALAARLKAPFLDSDHEIEAAANRTIPEIFARDGEPFFRQKERQVIRRLLDEERGVLSTGGGAFLAAENRQIISERGVAIWLNADLEVLWNRVKHRDTRPLLRTEDPHATLSALYHDRVPYYAQADLTVQSDGQASIDEMVDRVVEALRARPDVLEWV comes from the coding sequence ATGAGCGAAAAAGAGCAAACACTCAGTGGCGCGGGTGACCGCCGGGTGCCCGGTGCGCTGAAAAAAACCATCGTGATGGTGGGCATGATGGGGGCAGGGAAGACGGCGGTGGGCCGTGCCTTGGCGGCCCGTCTGAAGGCCCCGTTTCTGGACAGTGACCATGAAATCGAGGCTGCGGCCAACCGCACGATTCCCGAAATCTTTGCCCGCGATGGCGAGCCGTTCTTTCGACAGAAGGAGCGTCAGGTGATCCGGCGGCTGCTGGATGAGGAACGCGGTGTGCTGTCTACGGGCGGCGGCGCGTTTCTGGCGGCGGAAAACCGTCAGATCATCTCGGAGCGCGGTGTGGCGATCTGGTTGAATGCCGACCTTGAAGTGCTGTGGAACCGGGTGAAACATCGCGACACTCGGCCGTTGCTGCGCACCGAGGATCCCCACGCAACGCTGTCGGCGCTTTATCATGATCGGGTGCCCTATTATGCGCAGGCGGATTTGACGGTGCAGTCGGACGGTCAGGCGTCGATTGATGAAATGGTAGACCGGGTGGTCGAGGCGCTGCGCGCCCGCCCGGATGTCCTTGAGTGGGTGTGA